The window TCGAATCTGCTAGATCCGATCGTCGAGGACAAGGCCGACTACGCGAAGGGCAACCGTTTGCTCTACAAGGAGTTCCGTTCGGACATGCCGCCGTTCCGGTTCTTCGGCAACTCAATTCTGACTTTCCTGACAAAGGTTGCATCGGGCTACTGGAAGACGATGGATCCGCAGAATGGGTACACCGCGATTTCGCACTATGCGCTGGCGAACGTAGGGATCGAGAACATGTACGAGTACTACGGCTACTGTAACGACCTCTTGGTGAAGTTGAATGCCAAGGGAATGCGCGTGGCCGACGTCGCGATGCCCGCCGTCTACGGCGAGGAGCAGTCGTCGATCAACTACACAACGTACATCCGGAAGGTGTCAGTGATGTTGCTTCGGAACTTCTTCTGGCGCCTGAAAGTAAAATATCTCGTACTGGACTTCCACCCACTGGCATTATTTTACTTATTCGGTATTGGTGCAGTGATAATTGGAACCATCGGTGGGATTTGGTCACTTTATACCAAATTGGCACGGGGTAATGAACTGTTTGTCAGTGCGTCACTTAGTCTTCTGGTGTTTCTTATAGGTAGTATGTTTGTTATGTTTGCTATGCTCTTCGATATGCAAGTAAACAAGGATCGAGAAATTCAAGTAACGAAGTAATATCACCTCGACATTAATGAAAATACTACGCGTTTCCAATAGCCTTAGTCCGGAAAAAGTTGGTGGAATCGGGGTACACGTCGATGAAATGTCAAAAATACAGGGCGAAAATGGGCATGAGGTTACTGTCTTGACCTCCGATAACGGTGACAGATCACTTCCACACCGTGAAGATAGGGGTGAATATTCGGTTATACGGCATAAGGAGTTGGCGCGTCCTGCAGATAACAGTATTGCGCCAGGGATGATTCGATCGATTGTCCGCCAGCTGCGTGACTATGATGTGATTCATGCTCACTCTTATCTTTATTTTTCAACGAATATCACATCAATTATATCCAGACTTTCTGACGTCCC of the Natronosalvus vescus genome contains:
- a CDS encoding glycosyltransferase family 2 protein encodes the protein MYREHSIGVVIPAYNEEGFVGDVIQEMPDYVDRMYLIDDCSTDDTWEEIHTAAREDARKLNGGILEYEDCLEASGGTIATDGGTALLLEQRAVVHDSIGRVVPIEHRENLGAGGAIKTGYLAALESEIDIVPTVDGDGQMDLSQLSNLLDPIVEDKADYAKGNRLLYKEFRSDMPPFRFFGNSILTFLTKVASGYWKTMDPQNGYTAISHYALANVGIENMYEYYGYCNDLLVKLNAKGMRVADVAMPAVYGEEQSSINYTTYIRKVSVMLLRNFFWRLKVKYLVLDFHPLALFYLFGIGAVIIGTIGGIWSLYTKLARGNELFVSASLSLLVFLIGSMFVMFAMLFDMQVNKDREIQVTK